GCCCTGGTGCCGCGATCTTGCTGCGCAACGCCTGCGTTGCGGAAGAGCGGGAGGGTGATCTCCCGGTTCCTGCTTTTGCCTATTCGCGCAAGCCTGTGCGGGTTGTGCTGGGGCCGCAGACCGGCAGGTTCGAGCCCGAGGCCATGACGGCGCTTCTCAACGAGAGCTTCTCGGTCACGTCGGCCTACGACCGGATGGGCATGCGCCTCTCCGGTCCGAAGCTGGCACTGAAGGATGCCTTGTCCATCCCGTCCGAGCCGATCGTGAGAGGCTCGATACAGGTCGGGGGCGATGGCGTGGCTTCGATACTGCTGGCCGACCACCAGACCACCGGCGGATACCCAAAGATTGCCACGGTGTTGTCCTCGGATCTTGATGGCTTGTCCCAGCTTCGACCGCGCGACAGCCTGAGTTTTCAAGCCGTGGACGCATTGGAGGCGATCCGGTTGGTGCGATCGGAAGCGCCGCTGAGAAGTCGGTTCCTGAAAGAGATTGCAAGACCGTTGGGCAGTCTGCAAAGCCGGTTGATGAGAGCGAACCTGATCAGCGGATTTGTCCGGGCGTAGCGCGGGGCTATACGAGATGTATATGATGCATATACGTTTCATATGGAGATCGCCGATGGGCATTGTAAAAATTTCGGACTTGATGCACGAGAACCTGCGAGTGGCGGGGAACGCCCTCAGCAGGTCTATCAATGCACAGGCAGAGCACTGGATGCGAGTCGGCATGCTGACCGAGATGCACCCGGAGTTGGACTACCGGGAAATCTGCCAACTGTTGATACAGGCTGAACTCGCGGGGGGGCTGGACATCGCCGCGGCCGTCACAACTCAACCTAGCAAGCCCCGCGCGTCCTCGAGCGGAAAACACTGATGGCTCACGGCGTTCCCATCAAGTCCGCCGAGGAGCTCGAAATGTCGCGGCGGGCCGGCAGGCTTGCCGCAGAGGTGCTCGGCATGATCGAGCCCTACGTCGTGCCGGGGGTGAGCACGGAGACGCTCGACCGGATCTGCCACGACCACATCGTGAATGTCCAGGGTGCCATTCCAGCGAACGTGGGGTATCAGGGGTATCCGAAGACCGTTCTCACTTCCGTCAATCAGGTGGTTTGTCACGGCATCCCCTCGCCCGACAAGATTCTGAAGAAGGGCGACATCATCAACATCGATGTCGCCGTCATCAAGGACGGCTGGTTCGGTGACACCAGTCGCATGTACTTTGTCGGAGCCCCCAGTGTGTTGGCTCGGCGCCTGGTGGAGACGACGTACGAAGCAATGCTGGCCGGAATCCGGCAGGTCAAGCCTGGAGCGACTCTGGGCGATGTTGGCCATGCCATCCAGTCGGTTGCTCACCGGGAGCAATTCAGCGTGGTGCGCGAATACTGCGGACACGGCATCGGCCAGATCTACCACGATGAACCGCAAGTGCTGCACTATGGGCAGCGCGGGGAAGGGCTCAGGCTGGAGCCGGGCATGGTTTTCACCATCGAACCGATGCTCAATGCAGGCAAACGCGAAACCAGGCAATTGCCCGACGGATGGACAGTCGTGACAAAGGACCGGTCTCTGTCCGCCCAGTGGGAACACATGGTGGCTGTAACGCCCGAGGGATATGAGGTGCTTACGCCTTGGCCGGGTGGCACGGGCGGCTACGCGCCGGTTTGATACTGAGCCTGCCGCGCAGATCTTGAAGACCCGGTTCTCGCAGCGCGAAGGCAAGACATGTTCCCCGGGGGCGCGCAAAGAACACGGAGATCATGGGGCGACTCTCTCGGCGCACGCCTCACGAGATGCTCATCTCCAGCGGCGTCGTCTGAAACGCCAGCTGCCGCCAGCGACCACCCTCCCGGGCCCAGACCTGCATCACGCGCGAGTCGATGCGTACGGTGCCGCTGCCGTCCTTGCGCACGGCCACGAGCAGTTGCCGAAGCGCGATCGCGGCCTGCATGTGATCGGGACGGCCTCGACACCGGAGAAGAAAGACTTCGCACTGGCCAATGGCGCGCACGAAGTCGTCGAGAGCGACCCCCAGGGACTGACCGAGAAGGTCATGCAGCTCACGGGCGGGCGCGGCGTTGACCTGGCCTTCGACCATCTCGGAGGCGCGCACTTCATCGCCTGCCTGCGCGCCCTGGCACCGTTCGGAATGGCGGTCTCCTACAACATCGTCACCGGCCCGCCGGCCGGCGATGTGTTCGAGGAACTGCGCAAGTTGCTGGGCAAGAGCCTCGCGGTGCGTACTTTTTCGATTCACTCCATCGACGCCGATGCCACTCAACGGCGCGGGCTGATGGAGTCGGCCATTGCCCTCATGGCCGCGGGCAGCACGACGGACACCACCGTGCCCCGGCCGGGCCGCGAGCGCAGCCGAACCGTCGCGCCCTGCAGATCGGCCAGCCGCTGCACCGTGGCCAGCCCCAGACCCAGCCCGCGTCCGCGCGCGGCCGGCTGTTCGGGGGCATCGATTCTGTAGAACGCCTCGAAGACCCGTGCCTGATGCTGCTGCGCAATGCCGACCCCGGTGTCGCAGACATCGATGCGAATGCCTTCCCGATGCCGCCGCGCGCCCACGAGTACGCCGCCGCGGTGTGTGTGGCGCAGCGCGTTGCTCACCAGGTTGTTGAGGATCCGCGTGAGCATCACGCCGTCGCAGCGCGCCCATGCGCCGGTGGGGCGCACCACCAGCCGCACTCCCTGCGCCTCGGCCACGGCGCGGAAGTGATGCCGGACCTCGTCGAGCAGCGGATCGAGCGCCAGCTTGGCGCACCTGGGCGGTGTGCGGCCCGCCTCGATCTGCGTCAGATCCAGCAGCCCGGTCAACAGCCGATCGAGAAAGTCGACGGACTGGCGGATCTGTTCGATGCGCCAGTGCAACCGATCGGCGTCGAGATCGGCGCTCGACAGCGCGTTCGAGAACAGCATCAGGGCTTGCAGTGGCTGCCGCAGGTCGTGGATTGCGGCTGCGAAGAGGCAGGCCTTCGCCCGGCCGGAGGTCTCGAGCAACTGGTTCTTTCGCAAGAGCTCGGCCATGGCCTGCTCGACAGGGGGCTGAAACTCCGGCGGGGGAGCACGCACCGGGAGCGGGACGCTGTCGAAGGTGTTCCTCCGGAGGTGCAACTGCGACGTCCCCTCAACCGGCACAGGCAAGGGAAAGCCGAAGAACCGAAGCACGTGCTGAAGCGAGTTCATACAAACATCTCCTAGAGCAGTCCCCTGCGGCGCGCCGCGATCAACGCGACGGTGGCGCAGCACACGAGGTTGATGGCCGAGATCGTGACGAAGAGACCGTCGCGCACGACCCAGGCGCCGTACATCACGCCGGTGAGGTTCGCGAGCACCCAGGAGCTCCAGGTCACGAGCGAGATCGCACGCGCGCCGTCCGTGCAGTGCCAGACAGCGACGATCTGCGGCACGTAGGTAACGGCGCGCACGGAGTTGGTCGCCAGGTAGAGCCAGCTCACGATGGACATCAGCGTGGCCGAAGACTGCAGATCACCACCGGGGCTCATGTGATCGACTCCTCGGTGTGGATGGTGCCGTTCACGCCATAGGTCGATAGCTGGTCGCCGCATCCCGCCATCCAGAGGATCAGCG
This is a stretch of genomic DNA from Variovorax paradoxus. It encodes these proteins:
- the map gene encoding type I methionyl aminopeptidase, whose protein sequence is MAHGVPIKSAEELEMSRRAGRLAAEVLGMIEPYVVPGVSTETLDRICHDHIVNVQGAIPANVGYQGYPKTVLTSVNQVVCHGIPSPDKILKKGDIINIDVAVIKDGWFGDTSRMYFVGAPSVLARRLVETTYEAMLAGIRQVKPGATLGDVGHAIQSVAHREQFSVVREYCGHGIGQIYHDEPQVLHYGQRGEGLRLEPGMVFTIEPMLNAGKRETRQLPDGWTVVTKDRSLSAQWEHMVAVTPEGYEVLTPWPGGTGGYAPV
- a CDS encoding ParD-like family protein produces the protein MGIVKISDLMHENLRVAGNALSRSINAQAEHWMRVGMLTEMHPELDYREICQLLIQAELAGGLDIAAAVTTQPSKPRASSSGKH
- a CDS encoding sensor histidine kinase, with amino-acid sequence MNSLQHVLRFFGFPLPVPVEGTSQLHLRRNTFDSVPLPVRAPPPEFQPPVEQAMAELLRKNQLLETSGRAKACLFAAAIHDLRQPLQALMLFSNALSSADLDADRLHWRIEQIRQSVDFLDRLLTGLLDLTQIEAGRTPPRCAKLALDPLLDEVRHHFRAVAEAQGVRLVVRPTGAWARCDGVMLTRILNNLVSNALRHTHRGGVLVGARRHREGIRIDVCDTGVGIAQQHQARVFEAFYRIDAPEQPAARGRGLGLGLATVQRLADLQGATVRLRSRPGRGTVVSVVLPAAMRAMADSISPRR
- a CDS encoding 5-oxoprolinase subunit C family protein, whose protein sequence is MAEARLLVRACGPLVSYQDGGRPGMLRFGVPASGPMDRLAHAAANVALGCPAESTTIEISMGGLEVVCESGEVTCCVSGGDFQVCHSGSSSKSWCVRTIRSGDVLSVRPGSWGSWAYLAFCGELVCDQWAGHTATHSTSGLGGGSLGPGAAILLRNACVAEEREGDLPVPAFAYSRKPVRVVLGPQTGRFEPEAMTALLNESFSVTSAYDRMGMRLSGPKLALKDALSIPSEPIVRGSIQVGGDGVASILLADHQTTGGYPKIATVLSSDLDGLSQLRPRDSLSFQAVDALEAIRLVRSEAPLRSRFLKEIARPLGSLQSRLMRANLISGFVRA